The Phycisphaeraceae bacterium genome contains the following window.
ACATCATCAAGGCGCGTGATGGCGATGCTCTCTCGCACTAGACGTCGATCGGGCATGCGATGGGCAGCCTCGATGTCATCCGCCGCGACAAAGCCAGATCCATGCTCAGGCCTCGAGTCTGAACGAATCGGGACATACAGCAGCGCACTTCCCGCAGACTCGCCAAGAGCCGATGGGATCACCCGGACGTGCCTATGCAGCGCAGTCGCGGGTCGGATGATCGTGAGGTTGAATCTCAAGGGCTCAAAGGCCAGCACGCGATGGCCCCTGTGCGCAAGCTCGATCGCAAAGCGCCCGTGATTGGCTCCGATGTCCAGACACCCACACCCGGGCGCAAGAAACGGACGAAGAAACTGAATTTCAGGCCTGAACTTTGGATGTAGCGCTACGCGCCAGATCTGGCGCACGCGCTCTATCCCAGTCCGCCAGCAAAACGGGTAACGATCGAGGATCTGCCGGCTCGAAAGGTGCGGGTTGCTCGTCGGCGTCACGCTCATCGAGCGACCCATGGAGGCAGGCTGCCGCGATACCGCCGCTCCCCGGGTGCCTGCGGAATCCCGCCCTGTCCGCGAGCTTCTTCATCGAGGTTGATGTCCTCGCGGCTCATCATCAGGTTTGAGCCCGAGCCCCGCACACGCAGGATGAACGGTGCGGGCGGCTCAAGTTGAATCCAGTACGGGTCGTCCGAGTCGCCTATCGCGGGCACAATGCGAATCACCACCGCGCCGTCCTTGCCGGGTTCCTTGCGATTGAAGGCGAATGTAGTATCACCACCAGCTGCAACGATGCGCTCGCTCTTGGCCCATTCGATCGAGGACGCGCCCGGATCAACATCCGACGCCAGCCACGCATTGACACGCAGTTCAGTGGTTGAACTGTTCATGATGCTGACATTGGTGG
Protein-coding sequences here:
- a CDS encoding FkbM family methyltransferase, giving the protein MSVTPTSNPHLSSRQILDRYPFCWRTGIERVRQIWRVALHPKFRPEIQFLRPFLAPGCGCLDIGANHGRFAIELAHRGHRVLAFEPLRFNLTIIRPATALHRHVRVIPSALGESAGSALLYVPIRSDSRPEHGSGFVAADDIEAAHRMPDRRLVRESIAITRLDDVDLGWVDPIGLIKMDVEGHEAAVLRGGSKVIEQFRPTVLMESQRDGRGLDTLSELAARGYTMYDLDRREAGFWSRDPKAIHAEIAAGPKSHDVLAWHTGNGKTPDFGASFETTRFGR